One region of Malania oleifera isolate guangnan ecotype guangnan chromosome 6, ASM2987363v1, whole genome shotgun sequence genomic DNA includes:
- the LOC131157194 gene encoding glutathione S-transferase F9-like has product MAVKVYGPVTAASKRVLVCLIEKDIPFETVPVDVVNGENKSPEFLKLQPFGVLPVIQDGDYTLFESRAIMRYYAEKYKHQGTDLLGKTIEERGLVEQWLEVEAHNFHSPAYTLSIHTMFYSIAHIQPDPKVIEECEQKLTKVLDIYEERLSKSKYLAGDFFSLADLSHLPFAQFLVYDMGKEYMIRNRKHVSAWWDDISSRPSWEKVLQLG; this is encoded by the exons ATGGCAGTGAAGGTATACGGCCCAGTCACTGCTGCCTCCAAGCGCGTCCTAGTCTGCCTCATCGAGAAGGACATCCCCTTCGAGACCGTCCCCGTCGATGTCGTCAATGGCGAGAACAAATCTCCCGAATTCCTCAAATTACAG CCCTTCGGGGTTCTCCCTGTCATTCAAGATGGAGATTACACTTTATTTG AGTCTCGTGCAATTATGAGGTACTATGCAGAGAAGTACAAGCACCAAGGAACTGATTTATTGGGGAAGACAATAGAGGAAAGGGGACTTGTGGAGCAATGGCTAGAGGTCGAAGCACACAACTTCCATTCCCCAGCTTACACTCTATCAATCCACACCATGTTCTACTCCATAGCACACATTCAGCCAGACCCTAAGGTGATTGAAGAGTGTGAACAAAAGCTTACAAAGGTTTTGGACATATATGAGGAGAGGCTGTCAAAGAGCAAGTACTTGGCTGGGGATTTCTTCAGCCTGGCTGATCTCTCCCACCTTCCCTTCGCCCAGTTCTTGGTGTATGACATGGGGAAGGAGTACATGATAAGGAATAGGAAGCATGTGAGTGCTTGGTGGGATGATATCAGCAGCAGGCCATCTTGGGAGAAGGTTCTACAACTTGGTTAA